The DNA window CGCGGGCGGTCGTCCAGTCGCGCTTGACCGTGACCACCGAGACGCCGAGGACCTGGGCCGTCTCCTCGATCGTCAGACCGCCGAAGTACCGAAGCTCCACGACCCGGCTCTGTCGTGTGTCGAGCGCCTCCAGGCGCGTTAACGCGTCGTCGAGCGCCACCACCTCCTCCGGCCGAGCGTCGGATGCGACCACGGCCTCGTCGAGCGAGATCAGCGTTGCATCACCGCCGCGCGGACCTGTCCGTCTTTGCGTGGGGTCTGCTCAGCTTCGGCAACATCTACTACGGCATGGCGCAGCGCGCTCTCGACCTCACGGTCGAGACAGTGAAGAAGAAGGGGTCGCTGGGCGTCACGCGCTCGATGGCATATCATCCGGGAGTGCAGCAGGGGATCGCGGAGATGGTCATCGAGCTCGAGGGCATCGGCCCGCACCTCGAGCACGTCGCGCGCGACTGGTCGGAGGGCGTGGACCATGGCGCCGCCTGGGTCATCAGGATCGTCGCAGCAAAGTACCACGCAGTCGAGGGCTCCTGGCGTGTCGTCGACAAGGCGCTCGATCTGGCTGGCGGATTCGGAATCTTCCGGAAGGGCCCGTTCGAGCAGCTGTTCCGCGATGCGCGGCTGGGGCGGATCCACCCGGCCAACGGAATGCTGACTCACGAGCTGTGCGCCAAGCTCACGCTGGGGATCGATCCGGACGAGCAGCCGCGCCGGGGCTGACAGAACTTCACGCGGATCTTCGCACGACCGCTCATGGCGGCCACATCAGCGGAACGAGTGCCATGATCACAATGAACGCGACGAGCGTCATGGGCGCACCGACCCGCAGGTAGTCGGTGAAGCGATAGCCGCCCGGTCCCATCACGAGCAGCTGAGCCGGGTGCACAGGGCTCGCGAAGCTGGCTGACGCCGCGAGCGCGACGGTCATCATGAGGGTGTATGGCGATATGCCGGCGCTGGCGGCGGCGCTCAGCGCGACCGGGCTGATCAGCACGACGACCGCGGGTGCAGGCATCACCTGCGCCGCGATGACCGTGAGGAAGAACAGCCCGGCCATCATCGCGCGCGGTCCGAGGTCGCCGAGCGAGCCGAGCACACTCTGCGCGACGAGCGCTGCGGCGCCGCTCTGGTCGAGCGCGACGCCGAGGGGCAGCATTCCGGCGATCACGAACACGGCCTGCCAGTCGATGGCGCGGTACGCTTCGTCCATTGAGATGCAGCGCCCGAGCACCATGGCGACGGACCCGAGCACCGCCGCGATGGTGATGGGCACCCAGCCAAACATGGCAACGATGAGCACGGCAGCCATGATCGCGGCCGCTACGGGCTCCTTCTCGGGCCGCGGAGCGCGCGTGGCGCTCTCGTCGAGAACGAGAAAGTCGGGGTCGGCCGCGATCGCCTCGATGCGGCCGCGCGGACCGTAGACGAGCAGTGCATCCCCGAAGCGCAGCTCCAGGTCCCGCAGCTCCGAGCGGTATGGCTTCCCCTCGCGCCAGATGGCGAGGACCGTGAGGCCGTAACGGTCACGGAAGTGGAGATGGCCGAGCGAACGGCCCGAGATCGTCGTGCGCGGCGAAAGCACGACCTCGGTGATCGTCATGTTCAGCGACTCGAGCTCCTCCACCTGCGCGGGCGTCTGGGCCAGGATCTCGAGATTCGGGAGCGCGGCCATGACTTCGAGGTCGGCGCGCGAGCCGTGCAGCAGCCAGAGGTCGTCCGCCTCGACGCGCTCCGCGGGATCCGGCATCACGAGCAGCGTGTCGCCGCGCACGGCGCCGACGGCGGTCAGGCCGAACGCGTTGCCGAGCCTGCTCTCGGCGAGTGTGCGGCCGGCGAGCACTGAACCGGCCGGAACGCGGACCGGCAGCAGCTCCGACTCGATGCCGTAGCCCGCGGCCGCCTCCTGCCATCGCACGAACTCCAGATTCTCGACGAGGCCACTCTCCTCGAGCGCCAGCAGTCGCTCACGCTCGCCCTGGAGCAGCAGCGTGTCACCAGCCTGGAGGCGAAGCCGTCGCAGGTCGTGCTGCCGGGTGCCGTCCTGCCGCTGTGCCGCTCTGACATGCACGCGGTGTTCGCGACGAAGACCGCTTTCGGACAAGGCTGCGCCAGCGAGCGGGGAGTCCGCGGGCACGCGCGCCTCCGCGACGGCCAGGCGACGGGCCAGCTCCTGCGTGGCCTGATCGAACGGCGCGACGACAAGGTGCTCGCGGCCATGCAGCGCGCGCAGGTGGTCGGGCAGTCCATGCAGGATCAGCACGTCGCCGGCCTGGAGCTTCTCGTCGGGGGCCGGTGCGCGCTCGACACGATCACGCCGGCGGATGCCAAGTACCGTCAGGTGCAGCGCGGAGCCGAGGCGGCTCTCCGCGAGCGTCAGGTTGACGAGCGCGGAGCCCGGCTCGACGCGCGCAGTGAAGAGATGCTCCTGAAGCGCGTACGAGCTCGACAGCGCGCTGCCGCGGGCCTGGCCTGACGAATTACGATCGGGCAGCAGGCGCCGGCCGCCGAATACCATGAACACGATGCCGGACGTGAGGATCGCTGCCGTGATCGGCGTGAATTCGAATAGAGTGAACGGCTCCAGCCCCGCGTTTCGCAGTGCGTCGGTGACGAGGATGTTCGGTGCTGTCGATATTGCTGTGAACGGACCGCCCAGCAGACAGCCGAGCGACATCGGCAGCAACAGGCGCGAGGGCGGACGACGCGTGCGTCGTGCGATGTCCATCGTGACCGGCAGCATGATCGCTGCGACCGTCACCGTGTTGATGAGCGCCGACAACAGCCCCGATGCCACCATCAGGGCTACGATCAGTTGAAGCTCGCCGGCCTGGGCGAACCGGCGGATAGGCCGGCTCAAACGGTTCGCGATTCCAGTACGCGTGAGTGCAGCCGACAGGATGAACATCGCCCAGACCGTGACGACGGCAGGACTGCTGAATCCGGCGAGCGCCTGCTGCGTGGACACGAGTCCCGTGAGCGCCAGTGCGCCGAGCACGAGCAGCGCGACAACGTCCATGCGCATCGCGCCGCTCGCGAACAGCAGCAGCGCCGCGGCGAGTATCCCGAACACAAGTAGGATCGTCGGAGTCACGACCGGAACAATGCGACGCGGCATTCGCGTCGGGCAAGGTAGCTGCATGGCTGCTGGAACCCAGGCAGTCCCGTCTCCGGTCCGCCCCGCCACTATGGCCGGCACTTTGCAAAGCCGGTACGATTATGAAATCAGTCGACATCCCCATCCGGCGTGCTGCGGAAATGCTCATTATCACGCTGTCGAAGAGGCCTCCCCTGCTGCCGCGACGCCGCGCTTCGTTGGCCGCCTGTCTGGCAGTCCTCGTGTGGACTGCCCAGCCGGCCGCGTCGCAGGACGTCGACGCCATCGACAGGCCCGAACGGCTGGCCATCTTCCTCGACTGTGGCTTCTGCGACGAGACATTCATCCGACAGGAAATGACGTACGTCGACTACGTGCGCGACCGCGAGGTGGCCCACGTCCACGTCCTCGTGACCCGGCAGAACACCGGCGCGGGCGGCGAGGCCCGTACCTTCGACCTCATCGGCCGGGGCTTTTTCCTGGGGATGGACTACTCCACGGTCTACACGACCGATGCGGGCGCCACGGAAGCGGAAGTGCGCGATGGGTTCCTCCGCACGCTCCAGGCGACGCTCGTCCCGTACCTGCTGCAGACGCCCATTGGGGCGCGCCTGACCATCGGAGTGGACCCCGTGGAGGGGTCGGAGACCGGGCAGGCGGAGCCGCGGGACGATCGCTGGAATAACTGGACCTTCCAGATCTACGCGGACGGCAGCGCCGACTTCGAGGCCCGGCAGAAGTCCTTCGACACACGCTATGGCGTGTACGTCGACCGCGTCACGGAGGACTGGAAGATTCAGCTCCGACCGTTCTTCAACTACAACTACGACCGCTTCGAGCGCGATAGCGCGACCATCACGAGCACGTCGCGTCGCAACGGCTTCACGAGCTACGTGGTCCGGAGCATCTCGCCGCACTGGTCGATCGGAGCGTTCGGGGACGTATTCACGTCGACGTTCGACAACGTGGACATGCGGTACCGGCTCATGCCGGCCGTCGAATACAGCGTGTACCCGTACCGTGAAGCTACCCGGCGCCAGCTGACGATCGCTTACCGCGTAGGCGGCTCCCACACCACCTATCGCGACACGACGATCTACAACGAGACAGAGCAGCTGCTGCCGGAGCATACGCTGAGCGCGGGCTACGAGGTAACGCAGCCGTGGGGCGAGATCGACGTCGGCGTCAACGCCTCGCAGTACCTGCACGACCTCAAACGCTACAGTCTCCAGAGCGGGGGCAGCGTCGAGGTGCGCGTCACGCAGGGGCTGTCGATCGAGGTCGGCGGCGAAGTAGCGGTCATTCACAACCAGCTCAACCTCGCCAAAGGCGATGCCGATCTGGAGGAGATCCTCCTGCGCCGCCGTCAACTCGAGACCAACTACCGGGGCCGGCTCAACTTCGGGCTGCGGTATCGTTTCGGCTCGATCTACAACAACATCGTCAACACGCGCTTCGGCGGGGGAGGCGGACAGGATCGATTCTGATCCGCCGAAGCTACGAGAGAAGGATCAGGGGTTGATGCCGATCGCGGCCATACCCGCGCGCACAGCCTGCGCATCCTCTGATCCCCGCGCGCCACTGGCGCTGAACGCACCGACAACCCTGCCATCGCGACGGAGCAGGAGGCCGCCCTCGTAAGTCAGGGCCCCTTCGATGGCGGGTATCCGGCCCTCACGCACGGCAGCCGCGTAGTCTGCGGTGTGCATCCCGGATTCAATGCTCGTACTGATCTTGTTCAACGCAATCTCGTAGTTCCGCTTCGGCACGCCATCCATTCGCCGGATGTATATCGGCGTCCCTTCCGCGTCGCTGATGACGAAGACGAGGTTCCAGCCATTGCTACGGGCTTCCGCTTCGCCGGCGTCCATCGCCGTCTTCGCCTCCTCCAACGTAAGACGCTCAGGCGGCGTCGCAGGCTGCTCCTGTGCCCTCGCTCGGTCGGCGCCCGCGAGGAGAGCGAGCACGACGAATGCGGTCGAAATCGATTGTTTGATCGTCACGTCCATCCCTCCGTTCTGATTGTCCAGCGAACCGTCCGACGGCGCGCAGCACCCATCACCAGGCAATAATAGCAGCTACGTCCCTTCGCTGCTCGAGTCCCCTGCTTTCCTCGGCAGCGGGCGCAGGTCGCCAAGGCTCATGACAGGGCACGCTGTCGACAGTGCGGGCGTCACATCTGCTGTAGCCTCGAGAGTGCGCAGAACTCGAGGTGACGGGTTCTGTTTCCCACTACAAGGGCTTCACTTCGTCCAGTACCTGGCGTATCCGGAGATGTTCGCGTATCCGGTCGTACGCCGGATCCTGGAGATAGAACCAGACCCACGCGCTGCGCGGGCGGGTGCGTTCGAGGAGGTCGAGCAGCGTCTGATCCTCGTCGAGCGCCAGCAGGGCGATGCCGAGGAAGAACAGCTCGGTCGATGACGGTTGAGCGGGGTCGGCGAGCGCGTGGAGGGAAGCGGCCAGGTCGCGGCGGGCGGCAGTGGTATCGCCGAGAGCGGCCAGGGCGGCGGCGCGAACGGCAAGGCCGGGGAGCCGGTAGGTATCGTCCAGGTCGAGCGCGGTCTCGGCATCGCGCCGGGCGCCGGAGGCATCGCCGTGCTGGAGTCGTACGAGGGCCCGCGAGGAGTACGCATACGGCACGTCCGGGTCGACGGCGATGGCACTGTCGGCCCACCGCATCTGATCGTCGTGACGACCCTCCCGCAGCGCGATCGCGCCGAGCGGCACGAGCGTCATGGCTCGCCACGGCTCCAGCTCGAGCGCACGGTGATAGGCTGCCTCTGCGTCGTCGTAGCGGCCCAACGCCATCAGGCTTTGACCGAGCTGGTGGTGCACCTCGGCATTGTTCGGGTCGAGCGCGATTGAACGACGGAACGCATCAATGGCGCCGGCGTGGCGCACCGGGTCACGCATCACCAGCAGGTATGCGCGCGTCATCCACGCGTCGGCGGACTGTGGATCACGTTGCAATACCTGCTCCGTTGCGAGCAGGCCGCGCGCGAGCAACTCCCCCGCGGCTGCGCCCGGATACGTCCAGCCCCAGTCCAGAAACAGCGCGTAACCGTACGCCTCGCGCGCCCGGGCGGCCGCGAAGCCGGGATCGAGCCGAACCGCGGTGCGATACTCGCTGATTGCGCGCTGAACGCTCTCCGGTGTGCGCCGCACCAGGTGGTAGTTGCCGCGTAGAAAGTGATCGTACGCCTGCGGGCTCGTGGTGGGGGGCTGCGCGAGCATGGCGCGCTCGCCGGTCGCGAGCCGGCCTGCAACGCGTGTTGCGACTTCGCGTGCGATCTCGGTCTGCACGCGCAGGAGGTCGATAGTCTCCACATCGTACGTCTCGTTCCAGACCTGGAATCCGTCGGCCGTACCGGTCAGTCGCACAATGATCCGCACCTGATCGCCTGCGCGGCGCAGGCTGCCGTCCACCAGGTAGCCGACATCGAGCGCTGCGCCAATCACGGCGGGATCACTGCCGGCCCGTTCCTGAAGGGGCAGTGTGGCGCGCGGGCTCTTCACGCGCAGGCGCTCGAGCCTGGCGAGCTGCGCAGCGATCTCCTCCGTGAGTGCCGCGGCCAGGTATGTGTCGGCCGGATCCGCGGACAGATTATCGAAGTACATCACGGCGATCGCGGCCGGCGTATCCTCCGCCGTACGATCGAGGACGAACGCGAAGACGAGCGCGATGACGAGCACGGCTGCCGTCGCGAGCACGAAGCGTCGCGGGCGTGACGCGCCGCGCGGAAGTGCGATCGCGTCGGCGAGCCGCTCGCGTGCGACGCGTCGGATGAGCCCGTGTGTGAACTGCACACCGTGCGCCGGGGGGGAAACGGGCCGCAGCAGGCGCCGGGTGATGAGATCGTCCACCGTCGTGCGCAACGCGTCCGGCGCGAGCTGCGTGTGCGCCTGGAGCTCAGCGAACCCGGCGGCCTCGTCGAACGAGGCGGCCGCTGCCAGCACACGCCGGCCGGGCTCCGCCAGCCGCGCGATCCGGTCGCCGATTGCAGTTCGCACACTGCCCCCCAGCGGCAGCGGCCTGCGCGCGCACTCCGGCGTGAGTCGCCAGGTGCCCGCCGCATCCAGCACGATCAGCCGTTCGTCGACGAGCGCTGCGACCGTCTCGGCCGTGTAAAAGGGGTTGCCCTCGGTGGCCTCGTGCAGGCGCGCGGCGAGTTGGTGGCGCTCGGCTGCGGGCAGGACGAGCATCGACGCGAGCAGCGCCTCCGTCGCGCTGACGTCGAGCGGCTGAAGCCGGATGCGACGAAGACCTGCGCTGCCCGGCTCCAGCGCATGTGCGCCGCGTTTCAGCTCGTCCGTGCCGGCAGTGAGCAGCACGAGCACGTGCAGAGGGACATCGCGGGCGAACGCTGCGAGCCACGCGCGCGTGGCCGCATCGACGCCCGTCGCATCGTCCACGAATATGATGATGGGTAACTCCGACGCGACGTCGGCGATCACACGCGTGATAGCTGCGCTCAGCTCGCGGTCGCCGCCGCGCGGCTGCGGCAGTGCGGGATAGCGTTCGCGCAGCGACGGCACGAGCTGCGCCACCTCTGCCAGCGCTGCGTCCGGTGCACCGCTCAGTCCTGGTGCGGTCTGCACACCGGCGAGCAGTCGGCGTCCATGCGTCCACGCGTGCCGCCCTGCAGCGGGATCCTCGCCGCGCACGCGCAGCACGAACGCCTCGCCGGCAGCTTCGACGCCGCGCAGAAACTCGTCGCAGAGCCTCGTCTTGCCGATGCCCTCCGCACCTTCGACCAGCACGACGGCCGCGCCGCCGTTACGGACCACGCGCCATGCACCCGTCAGCTCCGCCAGCTCGGCGCCGCGGCCGACCAGCTCGGGCGCGAACAGGGCAGCCGAGCCCGGCGTTGTGCGCACCCGCGATTCCGCGCCCTCCCGCTCCAGTTCCGCGCCGAGCCGCTGCCATTCCGGTGACGGCGCGATGCCCAGCTCACCGCGCAGCCGCGCCGTGAACACCGCGTGCTGCGCAGCTGCCTCCGCCGCGTGATCGTTCGCGCGCAGCGTCTCCACCCAGCGCGTATGTGCGCGCTCATCCCAGGGCAGAGCCGCCGCCCACGCGGCCGCCCACGATTCTGCTTCACCACGCTCCCCCGCCGCCTCCGCCGCGGCCGTGAGGTGCGCGAAGGCAGCAGTCAGGCGTGGCCGCAGGCCGGCGCGTTCCGCGTCGACCCACGCCCGCCACACCTCGCCTCCGATGTCCTCCGCGCCCGGCAGGAACTCGCCTTCACACAGCTCGACCGCCTGCCGCGGTCGGTCTGCCGCGAGAGCGGCCTCCACCTCGACCAGGTCCAGCGACAGGACGCCCGGCCTCAGTGCGACCTCATCCGCCGACACGTCCAGGCCGTCGCCCAGCACACGCCTCAGCTCGAGCAGCGCCTGGCGCAGCGACTGCCGCGCCCGTGCTTCACGACGCTCCCCCCAGAACAGCGCCGCGAGCGAAGCACGCTGTACCGGCCTGGGCGCCGACCGGGCGACGTACGTCAGCAGCGCCAGCTCCCTTCGTCGGCCCGTCAGCAGTTCGGTGTCGCCGCGCTCCAGGAGCAAACGGCCAAGCGTGCGCAGCCGGAATTCCGTCACGGCCGAAACTCCGGAAGTGCAGGAGGCAACGCCGTTTGACGCACCGGCTGACGGCCCGCTGCGCACCCGGATGCATTGTCATGGCGAGACAGGCATTGCATGAAACCGCTCCAGCCCGAGCGACAGGATCCGGCGCGATGGACGACTACGAGTACGACTACTTCATGGTTCGCGTGCGCCGCATGCTGCCCGACGCCGGTGACACTGGCACCTCCGGCGAGACCGGCTCCGGCGAGGTCGACAGGACCGGCGAAACCCGCCAGATCGGATTGTCCGGCGTAGCGGAGCGTCTCGACACAGGCGAGAAGCACTTGTTCAGGAACGGAGCGGAACTGCTCGAGTTGATGCTCGGCGGTCGTGCCAATTCCAAGCTACGCCCCGATTCCCGCAATCGCAACGACGCTCGGATAAGGTGAAACCAGCAGCAAAGACGTTCCACTTGCGGCCCCGGCCGCTGAACACCACCCCACTCAGGAGATCATCATGCGTACACACACGATCCGTTCTGCCACCGCTATCGGGTTCGCCCTGCTCCTCGCCGGATGTGACACGGCTGCGGACTCACCCGTCGCCGTCCTCGATGATGCGGCGCTCGACGCATCGCGCTCGGCCGAGTCCTGCGTCAATGTTGCCTTCGAGACGAGTGGGGCGCTCGGTCTCTGGATGCACAACGGCGCGACCGTCTTCGGACTGAAACCGGGACCGGTCGTGCTCGGCGGCGTAGCGGGATTGATGGGATCGTTCGTCCACGGCGAGACGATCTCCGGCAGCAAGGGACAGGGCGCGCACCACATCGTGCTCAGCCACGTCTTCACCGCCGATGACGGGCTCGGTTCCTTCCTGACACAGGACAAGGCGTCATGCGCGCCCGGCGACAACAATCCGGCGACCTGCATCGTGAACGATCACATGACGATCGTCAGCGGCACGGGCAGATATGCGAATGCACGCGGCATGCTCCAGAACCACGGTCTCATCACGTTCACCAGCACAGCGCCGCCGGCCGGCACGCTCGATCTGTCCGTGCGCGGCCGCGTCTGCGGCGACGGTCTGTAGACTGGAGTCGAGTCCCCAGGGAGCGGCAGCCGTTCGGGTGCGGGTGCGCGGCCCGCACCTGCATCCACACCGCTGTCGCTCCCGGATCCGATGCCACCGGCAACCCGCGAATTCGACTACGGCGCGCGTCGTTCAGTCCAGTGGCACGACTGCATCCTCGCGTGCGAAATCGATGAAACCGCGGCGCGCGTCAGCGACGAGCAGCACGACACGGATCTCGTCGCCGACGTGAAGGCCGGCGGTTCCGCGCACGAGCCTGCCCTTTATATCGCCCGGCGTTACCCCGATCCACGTGGCATTGCTTTTAATGCCTGTGACGACGGCGTCGAACGTGTCGCCGATGCGGTTCGCAAGCGAGCGTGCGGCCGCGCGTTTGCGTTCCCGGCGTGCGACCTTCGCACTGTGGCCG is part of the Longimicrobiales bacterium genome and encodes:
- a CDS encoding ECF-type sigma factor, which produces MVASDARPEEVVALDDALTRLEALDTRQSRVVELRYFGGLTIEETAQVLGVSVVTVKRDWTTAR
- a CDS encoding acyl-CoA dehydrogenase family protein codes for the protein MHHRRADLSVFAWGLLSFGNIYYGMAQRALDLTVETVKKKGSLGVTRSMAYHPGVQQGIAEMVIELEGIGPHLEHVARDWSEGVDHGAAWVIRIVAAKYHAVEGSWRVVDKALDLAGGFGIFRKGPFEQLFRDARLGRIHPANGMLTHELCAKLTLGIDPDEQPRRG
- a CDS encoding SLC13 family permease yields the protein MFGILAAALLLFASGAMRMDVVALLVLGALALTGLVSTQQALAGFSSPAVVTVWAMFILSAALTRTGIANRLSRPIRRFAQAGELQLIVALMVASGLLSALINTVTVAAIMLPVTMDIARRTRRPPSRLLLPMSLGCLLGGPFTAISTAPNILVTDALRNAGLEPFTLFEFTPITAAILTSGIVFMVFGGRRLLPDRNSSGQARGSALSSSYALQEHLFTARVEPGSALVNLTLAESRLGSALHLTVLGIRRRDRVERAPAPDEKLQAGDVLILHGLPDHLRALHGREHLVVAPFDQATQELARRLAVAEARVPADSPLAGAALSESGLRREHRVHVRAAQRQDGTRQHDLRRLRLQAGDTLLLQGERERLLALEESGLVENLEFVRWQEAAAGYGIESELLPVRVPAGSVLAGRTLAESRLGNAFGLTAVGAVRGDTLLVMPDPAERVEADDLWLLHGSRADLEVMAALPNLEILAQTPAQVEELESLNMTITEVVLSPRTTISGRSLGHLHFRDRYGLTVLAIWREGKPYRSELRDLELRFGDALLVYGPRGRIEAIAADPDFLVLDESATRAPRPEKEPVAAAIMAAVLIVAMFGWVPITIAAVLGSVAMVLGRCISMDEAYRAIDWQAVFVIAGMLPLGVALDQSGAAALVAQSVLGSLGDLGPRAMMAGLFFLTVIAAQVMPAPAVVVLISPVALSAAASAGISPYTLMMTVALAASASFASPVHPAQLLVMGPGGYRFTDYLRVGAPMTLVAFIVIMALVPLMWPP
- a CDS encoding heme-binding protein → MTIKQSISTAFVVLALLAGADRARAQEQPATPPERLTLEEAKTAMDAGEAEARSNGWNLVFVISDAEGTPIYIRRMDGVPKRNYEIALNKISTSIESGMHTADYAAAVREGRIPAIEGALTYEGGLLLRRDGRVVGAFSASGARGSEDAQAVRAGMAAIGINP
- a CDS encoding AAA family ATPase yields the protein MTEFRLRTLGRLLLERGDTELLTGRRRELALLTYVARSAPRPVQRASLAALFWGERREARARQSLRQALLELRRVLGDGLDVSADEVALRPGVLSLDLVEVEAALAADRPRQAVELCEGEFLPGAEDIGGEVWRAWVDAERAGLRPRLTAAFAHLTAAAEAAGERGEAESWAAAWAAALPWDERAHTRWVETLRANDHAAEAAAQHAVFTARLRGELGIAPSPEWQRLGAELEREGAESRVRTTPGSAALFAPELVGRGAELAELTGAWRVVRNGGAAVVLVEGAEGIGKTRLCDEFLRGVEAAGEAFVLRVRGEDPAAGRHAWTHGRRLLAGVQTAPGLSGAPDAALAEVAQLVPSLRERYPALPQPRGGDRELSAAITRVIADVASELPIIIFVDDATGVDAATRAWLAAFARDVPLHVLVLLTAGTDELKRGAHALEPGSAGLRRIRLQPLDVSATEALLASMLVLPAAERHQLAARLHEATEGNPFYTAETVAALVDERLIVLDAAGTWRLTPECARRPLPLGGSVRTAIGDRIARLAEPGRRVLAAAASFDEAAGFAELQAHTQLAPDALRTTVDDLITRRLLRPVSPPAHGVQFTHGLIRRVARERLADAIALPRGASRPRRFVLATAAVLVIALVFAFVLDRTAEDTPAAIAVMYFDNLSADPADTYLAAALTEEIAAQLARLERLRVKSPRATLPLQERAGSDPAVIGAALDVGYLVDGSLRRAGDQVRIIVRLTGTADGFQVWNETYDVETIDLLRVQTEIAREVATRVAGRLATGERAMLAQPPTTSPQAYDHFLRGNYHLVRRTPESVQRAISEYRTAVRLDPGFAAARAREAYGYALFLDWGWTYPGAAAGELLARGLLATEQVLQRDPQSADAWMTRAYLLVMRDPVRHAGAIDAFRRSIALDPNNAEVHHQLGQSLMALGRYDDAEAAYHRALELEPWRAMTLVPLGAIALREGRHDDQMRWADSAIAVDPDVPYAYSSRALVRLQHGDASGARRDAETALDLDDTYRLPGLAVRAAALAALGDTTAARRDLAASLHALADPAQPSSTELFFLGIALLALDEDQTLLDLLERTRPRSAWVWFYLQDPAYDRIREHLRIRQVLDEVKPL